One stretch of Oceanipulchritudo coccoides DNA includes these proteins:
- a CDS encoding TonB-dependent receptor plug domain-containing protein, giving the protein MKAELPRLSLPLLMALLVLATNVTTAQDAVVEDEADDDVFDLSPFVVEEDGNVGYTATQTLGGTRIRTQLEDVAASVSVITADFLEDTGATDNQSLLQYTANTEVGGVDGNFGGAGDGPGVYESFGNPSNETRVRGLAAADNTRNYFLSDIPWDVYIVERVDIQRGPNAILFGFGSPAGIINTGLIKPQMADKYKIQVMTDSNDSIRGNFDFNKVILENELAVRVAGVKEREKFRQDPAFENDERIWAGAEWQPDFLKKKWSRTTFNIYYEDGSIDSNYPRTITPIDRISPWFRPVRTVENDLTSPFNPEGGVGRQFFTASQLWNNRLPPTPNAGQIYSYYEDGSPNPYHIPSLGSFGAVYGGPAGFVADPATGVVTNSQILQYREKNGLGPDGQIDGKIDGNYFEQPSSIDTFNEFARKAGLPFAEFGQYKQKTFTDRSVFDFYNNLLDGPNKEEGQEFDNLNISWRQTFLDNKFGFELSKDKQSYYNYSTRLLVDDRQAILVDVTETLIDGTPNPNVGRPFISDSGQFGNWSYERDRDVTRFTAFAEHDFNDYKDSFLNRLLGRQNLTFLLSREEAETRNLSWQMFAMGQDYRDFMGNPSIVDNVNAFSPVVYLGPSVIGADSVSDVQIQPLKSRIQIPDEVSIRFWDDTWNAPSVNPGDSWQHPGGYLSTQSENPANYVGWNERSFSIEKVGPRNPEALARAGSLTRGIVDSEALVLQNYFWDGAVVGTYGWRRDEVRAYNTNAYINPVTQRAEIEKMVLPSSPNNEWEQETSSWSAVVHLHRLPWFMDILPINVSLYYNESENFQPNANRLDLFGRAHDPAIGDTVDRSVLLQTKDGKYSLKATHYTTKVTNASSDYLYGQWFLGNFQAWGENWKNIFELDTIQGTDGTGRTIFNTYAPRAGQTQADARAEEAAAVEGWKQHIENLRALSAELTGNPDAFDQAYQLDRSNTTYNGITVTEPAGFTITEDVESEGWEFEFTARPTKDWDITFNASKVESTRTNWGDEALIRYIDLVNDDLNNTDAGMLRIYGGWPSAPTALTEWNSILNGNYQFRKQLEGNPAPEIRKWRFNLVTNYHFVDGFLSGINIGGGYRWQDKVIIGFEPEYTDESMTSMVYNLDKPYYGPSESNIDLWIGYYKRIGDWLDWHVQLNVRNVFADKDLIPINTHPDGTVGAWRLGAATTWTITNTFTW; this is encoded by the coding sequence ATGAAAGCCGAACTACCCCGATTGAGCTTGCCGCTTTTGATGGCGCTCCTGGTCTTGGCGACAAACGTGACGACGGCACAAGACGCTGTTGTGGAAGACGAAGCGGACGATGACGTCTTCGACTTGAGTCCCTTTGTGGTGGAGGAGGACGGCAATGTTGGCTACACGGCAACGCAGACCCTAGGGGGCACGCGTATCCGGACGCAACTCGAGGACGTTGCGGCGTCGGTCTCGGTAATCACTGCGGACTTCCTCGAGGATACCGGTGCGACGGACAACCAGTCGCTGCTGCAGTACACCGCGAACACGGAAGTGGGCGGCGTGGACGGAAATTTCGGCGGAGCGGGGGACGGTCCTGGGGTGTATGAAAGCTTTGGTAATCCATCGAACGAGACACGGGTACGCGGTCTTGCTGCTGCGGACAACACGCGCAACTACTTCCTCTCGGACATTCCGTGGGATGTTTACATCGTCGAGCGCGTGGACATCCAGCGCGGGCCGAACGCGATCCTCTTTGGCTTCGGGAGCCCTGCGGGGATCATCAACACCGGCTTGATCAAGCCGCAGATGGCAGACAAGTACAAGATTCAGGTGATGACGGACAGCAACGACAGCATACGCGGTAATTTTGATTTCAACAAAGTGATCCTTGAGAACGAGCTGGCCGTCCGGGTGGCCGGCGTGAAGGAGCGGGAAAAATTCCGTCAGGATCCGGCTTTCGAAAATGACGAACGCATCTGGGCGGGCGCCGAGTGGCAGCCGGATTTCCTGAAAAAGAAATGGTCCCGCACGACCTTCAACATCTACTACGAGGACGGTAGCATTGATTCGAACTATCCGCGCACGATCACGCCGATCGACCGTATTTCCCCATGGTTTCGTCCTGTTCGCACGGTGGAGAACGACCTGACTTCCCCCTTCAATCCGGAGGGTGGGGTTGGCCGGCAGTTTTTCACCGCGAGTCAATTGTGGAACAACCGCCTGCCCCCGACACCGAACGCGGGACAAATTTATTCCTACTACGAGGACGGTTCGCCCAACCCGTATCACATCCCCTCGCTCGGATCGTTCGGCGCTGTTTACGGCGGGCCGGCGGGCTTTGTCGCCGACCCGGCAACCGGGGTCGTGACGAACAGCCAGATCCTCCAGTACCGTGAGAAGAACGGTTTGGGCCCGGACGGGCAGATCGACGGCAAGATTGACGGGAACTACTTTGAGCAGCCGTCGAGTATCGACACCTTCAACGAGTTTGCCCGCAAAGCCGGTTTGCCCTTTGCCGAGTTTGGCCAGTACAAGCAGAAGACCTTTACCGACCGTTCTGTTTTTGATTTCTACAACAACCTCCTTGACGGGCCGAACAAGGAGGAGGGACAGGAATTTGATAACCTGAATATTTCCTGGAGGCAGACCTTCCTGGACAACAAGTTCGGCTTTGAGTTGTCCAAGGACAAACAGAGCTACTACAACTACAGCACTCGCCTGCTGGTCGACGACCGACAGGCGATCCTGGTTGATGTCACGGAGACCCTGATCGACGGGACACCCAACCCCAACGTCGGGCGCCCGTTCATTTCCGACAGTGGGCAGTTCGGCAACTGGTCTTATGAGCGCGACCGTGATGTGACCCGATTCACGGCGTTTGCGGAGCACGATTTCAACGACTACAAGGACAGCTTCCTGAATCGCCTGCTCGGTCGTCAGAACCTGACTTTCCTGCTTTCGCGCGAGGAGGCCGAGACGCGGAACCTGTCATGGCAGATGTTTGCCATGGGCCAGGACTACCGCGATTTCATGGGTAACCCGAGCATTGTCGATAACGTCAATGCCTTCAGCCCGGTGGTGTATCTCGGCCCTTCCGTTATCGGCGCCGATTCCGTCTCGGACGTGCAGATTCAGCCGCTCAAGTCGCGAATCCAGATCCCCGATGAAGTATCAATCCGCTTCTGGGATGACACCTGGAATGCGCCAAGTGTTAACCCGGGTGATTCCTGGCAACATCCGGGTGGCTACCTCTCCACCCAGTCGGAAAACCCGGCCAATTACGTAGGCTGGAACGAGCGCTCCTTCAGCATCGAAAAGGTTGGCCCGCGCAACCCTGAAGCCCTGGCCCGTGCCGGCAGCTTGACCCGCGGTATTGTCGATTCCGAGGCGCTTGTGCTGCAGAACTACTTTTGGGACGGCGCAGTGGTCGGCACCTACGGGTGGCGCCGTGATGAAGTGCGCGCCTACAATACAAACGCATATATCAATCCTGTTACCCAGCGTGCGGAAATTGAGAAAATGGTCCTTCCGTCGTCACCGAACAATGAATGGGAGCAGGAGACCAGCAGTTGGAGTGCGGTGGTCCATCTCCATCGCCTGCCTTGGTTCATGGATATCCTCCCGATCAATGTGAGCCTTTACTACAACGAGAGTGAGAATTTCCAGCCCAACGCCAATCGTCTCGATCTTTTTGGACGGGCCCACGACCCGGCCATTGGCGATACGGTTGACCGCTCGGTCCTCCTCCAGACCAAGGACGGGAAATACAGCCTGAAGGCCACCCATTACACCACAAAGGTGACCAACGCTTCCAGCGACTACCTTTACGGGCAGTGGTTCCTGGGTAACTTCCAGGCATGGGGCGAGAACTGGAAGAACATCTTCGAGCTCGACACGATCCAGGGAACTGACGGTACCGGTCGGACCATTTTCAATACCTACGCACCCCGTGCTGGACAGACACAGGCGGATGCGCGGGCTGAGGAAGCCGCTGCGGTCGAAGGCTGGAAACAACATATCGAAAACCTGCGCGCCCTCTCGGCTGAGCTCACGGGTAATCCCGATGCATTCGACCAAGCGTATCAACTGGACCGTTCGAACACGACCTACAATGGTATCACGGTGACTGAGCCAGCAGGCTTTACGATCACCGAGGATGTCGAGTCCGAGGGCTGGGAGTTTGAATTCACCGCGCGTCCGACAAAGGACTGGGATATTACCTTCAACGCCTCCAAGGTTGAGTCCACACGCACCAACTGGGGCGACGAGGCCCTCATCCGCTACATTGACCTGGTCAATGATGACCTGAATAACACAGATGCCGGAATGCTGCGAATTTACGGAGGCTGGCCAAGCGCCCCGACAGCGCTCACCGAGTGGAATTCAATCCTCAATGGCAACTACCAGTTCCGGAAGCAGCTCGAAGGCAATCCCGCCCCCGAAATCCGCAAGTGGCGGTTCAACCTTGTGACGAATTATCACTTTGTCGACGGCTTCCTGAGTGGGATCAATATTGGCGGCGGATACCGCTGGCAGGACAAGGTCATCATCGGATTCGAGCCGGAGTATACGGACGAGTCAATGACCTCCATGGTCTACAACCTCGACAAGCCCTACTACGGTCCCTCGGAAAGTAACATCGATCTCTGGATCGGTTACTACAAGCGTATCGGCGACTGGCTTGACTGGCATGTCCAGCTGAACGTCCGCAACGTCTTCGCCGACAAGGATCTCATCCCGATCAATACCCATCCCGATGGAACAGTCGGGGCGTGGCGTCTTGGGGCTGCCACTACCTGGACCATCACGAATACCTTTACCTGGTAA
- a CDS encoding TIM-barrel domain-containing protein, with product MKRYRANRLFRAPGAIALFWHVLCAGGLLASPVPLERAALVGEGIAWFLPEGVDEGNLPSLALEALPVEIGPLPDDWSLVPSFSSVDGNFQTILNLPPGTDLYGTGEVTGPLRRNDTVITLWNTDNWGYHRDDGKRLYQSHPWVMGMREDGSSFGVIFDSTWRASLETHDTKIVFTSEGPPFQVLVIDQDSPQAVMESLASLTGHMPLPPPWALGYHQCKYSYFPDQRVREIADEFRERELPCDVIWMDIDYMDGFRIFTFDESRFPDPAGTNGYLHEKGFKSIWMIDPGVKAEPGYSVFDTGTAADVWVRGTEGTEPFIGEVWPGPCVFPDFTIPSARDWWAGLYTDFLATGIDGVWNDMNEPAVFDGPDGTMPVDALHRGGDALPPGPHLRYHNVYGMLMVRASFEGILAARPQKRPFVLSRANFLGGHRYAATWTGDNRAIWEHLKMSVPMSLNLGLSGQPFNGPDIGGFSGGPDPVLYGHWIALGAFYPFSRAHADNHSPGNEPWMFGSDIERVAQTALFRRYRLLPYIYTAMEEASRTGMPVMQPLFFADPSDPHLRDEQEAFLFGEDLLVVPLWAKSPDLPEGNWRVIQLLDGDRERDAYQPVVRIRPGAIVPLGPVVQSTEGYAPDSLTLVVSLDESGRADGTLYEDDGDGFAYREGVFLRSIFEAQTNGDTVTVKLGFRHGALPDSSREVWVRLITDKGVYSASGNPTEGINIPLSQP from the coding sequence GTGAAGCGGTATCGAGCGAATCGCCTATTCCGGGCTCCGGGGGCAATAGCATTGTTCTGGCATGTCCTGTGTGCGGGCGGGCTCCTTGCTTCACCGGTACCGCTGGAACGTGCCGCCCTGGTCGGGGAGGGGATTGCATGGTTTCTTCCAGAGGGAGTTGACGAGGGGAATCTTCCCTCCCTCGCCCTCGAAGCTTTGCCCGTGGAAATTGGACCCCTTCCTGACGACTGGAGCCTCGTTCCTTCGTTTTCCAGCGTGGACGGCAATTTCCAGACGATTCTTAATCTGCCCCCCGGAACCGATCTTTACGGAACCGGCGAGGTGACTGGGCCGCTGCGACGTAATGATACTGTCATTACACTTTGGAACACCGACAACTGGGGCTATCACCGCGACGATGGCAAGCGCCTTTACCAGTCGCATCCCTGGGTTATGGGGATGCGTGAGGATGGGAGCTCATTCGGAGTGATCTTCGACTCAACCTGGCGTGCAAGCCTTGAAACGCATGATACGAAAATTGTTTTCACCAGCGAAGGGCCACCCTTCCAGGTCCTTGTGATCGATCAGGATTCCCCGCAGGCCGTGATGGAGTCACTTGCCTCGCTGACCGGGCACATGCCCCTGCCGCCTCCATGGGCGCTTGGGTACCATCAATGCAAGTACTCGTATTTCCCTGACCAGCGTGTCCGTGAGATTGCCGATGAATTCCGTGAACGGGAGCTTCCCTGCGATGTCATCTGGATGGACATCGACTACATGGATGGATTCAGGATCTTCACTTTTGATGAGAGCCGCTTTCCTGATCCCGCCGGAACTAACGGTTATCTGCATGAAAAGGGATTCAAATCAATCTGGATGATCGACCCGGGCGTAAAGGCGGAGCCGGGCTATTCCGTATTTGACACGGGGACGGCCGCGGATGTCTGGGTCCGTGGTACGGAGGGAACCGAACCTTTCATCGGCGAGGTCTGGCCGGGGCCCTGTGTGTTCCCGGATTTTACGATACCGTCTGCCCGGGACTGGTGGGCCGGGCTCTACACGGACTTTCTCGCCACGGGGATCGATGGTGTTTGGAACGACATGAATGAGCCAGCGGTCTTTGATGGTCCCGACGGGACCATGCCAGTCGACGCCCTTCACCGGGGCGGTGATGCGCTGCCACCGGGTCCCCATTTACGCTACCACAATGTCTACGGCATGCTCATGGTACGCGCCTCATTTGAGGGCATCCTGGCTGCCCGTCCGCAGAAGCGTCCCTTTGTCCTTTCCCGGGCCAACTTTCTCGGGGGGCACCGATATGCCGCCACATGGACCGGAGACAACCGCGCCATTTGGGAGCACCTCAAGATGTCTGTCCCCATGTCCCTCAACCTTGGCCTGTCCGGCCAGCCCTTTAATGGACCCGACATTGGTGGGTTTTCCGGGGGTCCGGATCCGGTTCTCTACGGTCATTGGATTGCCCTCGGGGCCTTTTATCCCTTCAGCCGGGCACATGCGGACAATCATTCACCGGGAAACGAGCCATGGATGTTCGGTTCCGATATTGAGCGGGTTGCCCAAACTGCCCTTTTTCGACGGTATCGACTTCTTCCCTACATCTACACGGCCATGGAGGAAGCCTCACGGACCGGGATGCCTGTGATGCAGCCACTTTTTTTTGCTGATCCGTCAGATCCCCACTTGAGGGACGAGCAGGAAGCTTTTCTGTTCGGCGAGGATCTCCTTGTGGTTCCCCTTTGGGCGAAGAGCCCTGACTTGCCGGAGGGCAACTGGCGGGTTATCCAGCTACTTGATGGTGATCGCGAAAGGGACGCCTACCAGCCGGTTGTGCGTATCCGCCCTGGCGCGATCGTGCCCCTTGGACCCGTCGTGCAGAGTACGGAGGGATATGCACCGGATTCCCTGACTCTTGTGGTTTCACTCGATGAATCGGGCCGGGCCGATGGCACCCTGTATGAGGATGATGGGGATGGCTTTGCTTACAGGGAAGGAGTGTTTTTGCGCAGTATCTTCGAAGCCCAAACGAACGGTGATACGGTAACGGTAAAACTGGGTTTCCGTCACGGGGCTCTCCCTGACTCATCAAGAGAGGTATGGGTCCGTTTGATCACGGACAAGGGAGTTTATTCGGCAAGCGGCAATCCCACCGAGGGGATCAATATCCCGCTTTCCCAACCATAG
- a CDS encoding sodium:solute symporter family protein yields the protein MTVQIWTYLFVGMTFALYLGIAWYSRVKDTGGFYVAGRGVPAAANGMATAADWMSAASFISMAGLISTMGYAGGVYLMGWTGGFVLLSLLLAPYLRKFGHYTVPDFVGDRYNSRVARLIAVLCALFISFTYVAGQMRGVGVVFSRFLEVDITIGVIIGMMIVFIYATLGGMKGITWTQVAQYWVLITAFLVPAIAISLKLTGHFMPQAGLGAELHGESISLLAKLDGIQKEFGFGPYTDTFTGKWDKVNVFFVALALMVGTAGLPHVIVRFYTVKSPKAARWSGFWALFFIAGLYLTAPAVGGFARYYMLESLNGATEESIPDWFQSWEKTGLILWYDDGDGILRYTGDERNEIFRAGNLSPVEQTQIARDHQRWLDSEGLQGKDARALLSARGLSGPDRDIIVLATPEMAELADWIIAFVAAGGLAAALSTASGLLLVISSSVAHDLYYKVLNPRASEKKRLLVGRATIGVAVIIAGLFGIYPPAFVGQVVAFAFGLAAASFFPAIVLGIFWKRVSMIPAVTGMLCGIGLTGFYIIQVVFLGMDKWTFGLSDQGIDPQGIGTIGMFVNFAVTMILTPFFPAPPARIQELVDKVREPEGWSPAVDIEAGPEH from the coding sequence ATGACCGTACAAATCTGGACTTATCTCTTTGTCGGAATGACTTTTGCGCTCTACCTGGGCATCGCCTGGTATAGCCGGGTCAAGGATACCGGCGGCTTTTACGTTGCCGGGCGTGGTGTCCCGGCCGCTGCAAACGGCATGGCCACCGCTGCCGACTGGATGAGCGCCGCCTCATTCATCTCCATGGCGGGGCTTATCTCAACGATGGGTTATGCCGGCGGCGTCTATCTGATGGGTTGGACCGGTGGGTTCGTGCTACTTTCGCTTCTTCTGGCCCCTTATTTGAGAAAGTTCGGGCATTACACGGTCCCGGATTTTGTCGGAGACCGCTACAACTCCCGCGTTGCCCGGCTGATTGCGGTCCTCTGCGCGCTCTTTATCAGTTTCACCTATGTGGCGGGCCAGATGCGCGGCGTCGGGGTTGTCTTCAGCCGGTTTCTGGAAGTCGACATTACCATCGGCGTCATCATCGGGATGATGATTGTCTTCATCTATGCGACGCTTGGCGGGATGAAGGGCATCACATGGACCCAGGTCGCGCAGTATTGGGTTCTCATTACAGCGTTTCTTGTTCCAGCCATCGCCATTTCATTGAAGCTGACCGGACACTTCATGCCGCAGGCAGGACTTGGTGCGGAACTGCACGGGGAATCCATCAGCCTGTTGGCAAAACTCGATGGAATCCAGAAGGAGTTTGGCTTTGGTCCCTACACGGATACGTTCACTGGAAAATGGGACAAGGTGAATGTTTTCTTTGTCGCTCTTGCATTGATGGTCGGGACAGCCGGCCTGCCGCATGTGATTGTTCGTTTCTACACAGTGAAAAGCCCGAAGGCGGCCCGTTGGAGCGGCTTCTGGGCGCTCTTCTTCATTGCCGGGCTCTACCTCACCGCACCGGCGGTCGGCGGCTTTGCCCGCTATTACATGCTCGAATCCCTCAACGGGGCGACGGAAGAGTCTATCCCGGACTGGTTCCAGAGCTGGGAAAAGACGGGCCTTATTCTCTGGTATGATGACGGTGACGGGATTCTTCGTTATACTGGTGATGAGAGGAACGAAATTTTCCGGGCTGGTAATCTTAGCCCTGTCGAGCAAACACAGATTGCCCGCGATCACCAACGCTGGCTCGATTCGGAAGGGCTTCAAGGAAAGGATGCCCGGGCGCTGTTGAGTGCGCGCGGCCTAAGCGGACCAGACCGGGACATCATTGTTCTTGCCACGCCCGAAATGGCCGAGCTGGCTGACTGGATAATCGCCTTTGTTGCCGCCGGTGGACTGGCGGCCGCCCTTTCCACGGCCAGCGGACTCCTTCTCGTCATCTCCTCAAGCGTTGCCCATGATTTATACTACAAGGTCCTGAATCCAAGGGCCTCGGAAAAGAAGCGACTCCTTGTCGGTCGGGCTACCATCGGCGTGGCGGTCATCATCGCCGGTCTCTTCGGGATTTATCCGCCCGCCTTTGTCGGGCAGGTCGTCGCATTTGCCTTCGGGCTCGCCGCAGCGAGCTTCTTCCCAGCCATTGTCTTGGGAATCTTCTGGAAGCGGGTCAGCATGATCCCGGCTGTCACGGGCATGCTCTGTGGAATCGGACTGACAGGATTCTACATCATCCAGGTCGTCTTCCTCGGCATGGACAAGTGGACCTTCGGGCTCAGCGACCAGGGAATCGATCCGCAGGGAATCGGTACCATCGGAATGTTTGTCAACTTTGCCGTGACGATGATCCTGACCCCGTTCTTCCCGGCCCCACCAGCCCGGATACAGGAGCTTGTCGACAAGGTCCGCGAACCGGAAGGCTGGTCACCAGCAGTCGATATCGAGGCCGGGCCGGAACACTAG
- a CDS encoding DUF4212 domain-containing protein, producing the protein MSTETTPLPQSKLQTREQAILRSYWRSNLRLMSVLLAIWAFVGLGCGVLFADVLNQYTLPGTGYPLGFWFAQQGSIVTFVVLILVYALAMNRLDRIHHEERAELGPVKPEEESFTGEGI; encoded by the coding sequence ATGAGCACGGAAACGACTCCACTACCCCAATCAAAACTACAAACCCGTGAGCAGGCCATCCTGCGCAGCTATTGGCGGAGCAATTTACGCCTGATGTCGGTCCTTCTGGCAATCTGGGCCTTTGTTGGACTCGGCTGCGGGGTACTCTTTGCCGACGTGTTGAATCAATATACTCTCCCCGGGACCGGCTATCCGCTGGGTTTCTGGTTTGCGCAGCAGGGATCCATTGTGACCTTCGTAGTCCTGATTCTTGTTTATGCCTTGGCGATGAACCGTCTTGACCGGATCCACCACGAGGAACGGGCAGAGCTTGGTCCGGTCAAGCCGGAGGAGGAATCTTTCACAGGCGAAGGCATTTAA
- a CDS encoding LysM peptidoglycan-binding domain-containing protein, whose translation PTQGDRIFFVTPLKAICYRLPQYRFCMDRRKFIVGLGALILPAGLGSLWAASANVHIVRKGDTLSALAVRYGVTVRDLKRVNALKSDMIKIGQALKIPEPSGNHMDIAALLAGVRVDRSRWKYIVGHHSATKYGNAEIYDRNHRRRGMQNGLAYHFVIGNGINSGDGEIEVGPRWKEQLQGGHVRKHEVNLRGIGICMVGNFEETHPSRKQLASFRALVDHLGGNVLKNNYTFAVHKEIDRNHTVCPGRNFPVRAMHQRFG comes from the coding sequence CCGACTCAAGGGGACCGCATTTTCTTCGTGACCCCGCTTAAGGCAATCTGCTACCGTCTTCCACAATACCGTTTCTGTATGGACCGTCGTAAATTTATTGTTGGCTTGGGGGCTTTGATTTTGCCCGCTGGATTAGGCTCCCTCTGGGCGGCCAGTGCCAACGTACACATTGTCCGGAAGGGTGATACTCTCAGCGCTCTTGCTGTGCGCTACGGGGTGACGGTTCGTGATTTGAAGCGGGTCAACGCATTGAAGTCGGATATGATCAAGATCGGGCAGGCCCTGAAGATTCCGGAGCCTTCGGGCAATCATATGGATATTGCGGCCCTTCTCGCAGGCGTCCGGGTCGACCGGTCCCGCTGGAAGTACATTGTGGGTCACCACAGCGCGACCAAGTACGGCAACGCGGAGATCTACGACCGCAACCACCGCCGCCGCGGGATGCAAAACGGGCTGGCTTATCACTTTGTCATCGGTAACGGGATTAATTCCGGCGATGGCGAAATCGAGGTGGGTCCGCGTTGGAAGGAGCAATTACAGGGCGGTCACGTCCGCAAGCACGAAGTGAACCTGCGTGGAATCGGGATTTGCATGGTTGGAAATTTTGAAGAGACACATCCTTCAAGGAAACAGCTCGCCTCCTTCCGTGCACTTGTCGATCACCTTGGTGGTAATGTGCTGAAAAATAACTACACCTTTGCCGTGCACAAGGAGATTGACCGGAACCACACGGTCTGTCCGGGCCGCAATTTCCCGGTTCGCGCCATGCACCAGCGCTTCGGCTGA
- the uvrB gene encoding excinuclease ABC subunit UvrB, producing the protein MSFSLKSDFKPTGDQPRAIAQLVDSIRSGNKCQTLLGVTGSGKTFTMANVIQELQRPTLILSHNKTLAAQLYSEFKSFFPDNAVEYFVSYYDYYQPEAYIPATDTFIEKDSSINEEIERLRIAATSSLISRSDVIVVASVSCIYGLGSPEDFKAMMIPIETGKEIGRDTFLHRLVDNLYERNDIQFKQGCFRVRGETVDVFPAYMETAIRIEFWGDEVERIRALDPLTGETGDAFDQFHLYPANQFITPRDKVDRAVKNIRTELESRVGEFEQTQRLIEAQRIRMRTEYDIEMLQEMGFCQGIENYSRHLSGRKSGERPFCLIDFFPEDFLTIIDESHVTVPQIGGMYKGDRSRKERLVEYGFRLPSALDNRPLQIDEFRQITGQTLLVSATPSPDNIAQSAVVAEQIIRPTGLLDPIPDLRPSTGQVEDLISETLKAVEAGERVLVTTLTKRMSEDLSTFLRERKIRVEYLHSDIDAIERVEILRNLRAGEFDVLVGVNLLREGLDLPEVALVAILDADKEGFLRSATSLIQTAGRAARHEKGRVLLYADVMTDSLKKAIAVTEERRAKQLAHNQEHGITPKSVRRAIQKSLHYGKKEAADPVSVAEAHGDENVAAVIAELEEEMLAAANDLKFEQAAILRDQIEALRNPGSFEPKRKGKRYKQRRR; encoded by the coding sequence ATGTCCTTCTCCCTGAAGTCTGATTTCAAACCAACCGGTGACCAGCCCCGGGCCATTGCCCAGTTGGTGGATTCAATCCGTTCAGGCAACAAGTGCCAGACCCTGCTTGGGGTAACCGGATCAGGGAAGACCTTCACGATGGCCAACGTGATTCAGGAACTGCAGCGCCCCACCCTGATCCTTTCCCACAACAAGACACTTGCCGCGCAGCTCTACAGCGAATTCAAGAGCTTCTTTCCGGACAATGCCGTCGAGTACTTTGTCAGCTACTACGACTATTATCAGCCGGAGGCCTACATTCCGGCCACCGATACCTTCATCGAAAAGGATTCCTCCATTAATGAGGAAATCGAGCGCTTGCGGATCGCCGCGACCAGTTCGCTAATCTCACGGTCTGACGTGATTGTCGTGGCCTCTGTCTCCTGTATCTACGGGCTTGGATCACCGGAGGATTTCAAGGCCATGATGATTCCCATCGAGACGGGTAAGGAAATTGGACGGGATACCTTTCTTCACCGCCTCGTGGACAACCTCTACGAGCGCAATGACATCCAGTTCAAGCAAGGCTGTTTTCGCGTCCGTGGGGAAACCGTGGATGTCTTTCCGGCCTACATGGAAACGGCCATCCGGATTGAGTTTTGGGGAGATGAAGTTGAACGGATTCGGGCTCTTGATCCATTGACGGGTGAGACCGGGGACGCTTTTGACCAATTCCACCTCTATCCGGCCAATCAGTTCATCACACCACGGGATAAGGTGGATCGCGCAGTTAAGAATATCCGTACCGAGCTGGAGTCGCGCGTTGGGGAGTTTGAGCAGACGCAGCGCCTGATTGAAGCGCAGCGGATCCGCATGCGCACCGAGTACGATATCGAGATGCTCCAGGAAATGGGCTTCTGCCAAGGCATAGAAAATTACTCAAGGCACTTGTCCGGACGGAAGTCCGGGGAACGCCCCTTTTGCCTGATCGATTTCTTTCCGGAGGACTTTCTGACGATTATCGACGAGAGCCATGTCACGGTGCCCCAGATCGGTGGCATGTACAAAGGCGACCGCTCCCGCAAGGAGCGGCTGGTTGAATATGGATTCCGCCTGCCCAGCGCATTGGATAACCGGCCGTTACAGATTGATGAGTTTCGCCAGATCACAGGACAAACCCTCCTTGTTTCCGCCACGCCCTCACCTGATAATATTGCCCAATCCGCCGTTGTTGCCGAGCAGATCATCCGCCCGACAGGTCTGCTCGATCCCATTCCGGATCTGCGCCCGTCAACCGGGCAGGTGGAAGACCTGATCAGCGAGACCCTCAAGGCTGTCGAAGCAGGCGAGCGGGTCCTTGTCACAACCCTCACCAAGCGCATGTCTGAAGACTTGAGCACCTTCCTTCGCGAACGGAAGATTCGCGTGGAATACCTGCACAGCGATATCGATGCAATTGAGCGTGTGGAGATCCTCCGAAATCTCCGTGCCGGGGAATTTGACGTCCTCGTTGGCGTCAATCTCCTACGCGAGGGACTCGACCTTCCCGAGGTTGCCCTGGTTGCCATCCTCGACGCTGACAAGGAGGGCTTCCTGCGCAGCGCGACCAGTCTCATCCAGACAGCCGGCCGGGCAGCCCGTCATGAAAAGGGACGGGTCCTCCTCTATGCGGATGTCATGACGGATTCGTTGAAGAAAGCAATTGCCGTAACCGAGGAACGCCGTGCCAAACAGCTCGCCCACAACCAGGAGCATGGGATCACCCCGAAAAGTGTCAGGCGGGCAATCCAGAAAAGCCTTCACTACGGCAAGAAGGAAGCGGCTGATCCGGTCTCCGTGGCGGAAGCGCATGGCGATGAGAATGTCGCTGCGGTCATTGCGGAGCTTGAAGAGGAAATGCTGGCCGCCGCCAACGATCTCAAGTTTGAGCAGGCGGCTATCCTCCGTGACCAGATTGAAGCACTGCGCAACCCCGGAAGCTTTGAGCCAAAGCGCAAGGGTAAGCGCTACAAGCAACGCCGACGGTAG